The following are from one region of the Pleurodeles waltl isolate 20211129_DDA chromosome 4_1, aPleWal1.hap1.20221129, whole genome shotgun sequence genome:
- the LOC138288596 gene encoding uncharacterized protein, translating into MKRYNPIARKAASSGALNTIGRYYRTLAPLTMDENAQQGVPATQDTDVTGFEEELCYRLEKLNLKAVSTQISPIKGPDSDSNASKDELSVASNFIDIEDVEECVAPPNSPIYEDMGDQEATESEAVIVQPSGVSSGAVSAPMDLCDSQDFRGASECDANMENVAEESEPLEGSTPKVNAVNFYCLCCSRQSGSVTSQNKEPRKKCVCTYTSRDFEKEAPGVPWATIWPVKGFAAAAVNACVKRDYYDLCYGHKINAPQQDAHECLYDAYTPRIIRHICSRIDPHRVYKLLRVVYGLSAVKKGVHSDMIKVLAAAVNEIRYAAEPCSKLDRMHGMCPHFDISMLERVIKRRMCDIYYKNRRMKSLAPRKLF; encoded by the exons atgaagagatacaatccgatcgcaagaaaagcagcctcctcaggggccctgaacactattggtagatattaccggaccctcgcccctcttacgatggatgagaatgcacaacagggtgtccctgccacccaagataccgatgttaccggttttgaagaggaactttgctaccggcttgaaaagctcaacctcaaggctgtgtcgacccagatatcccctattaaggggcccgacagcgacagcaatgcctcgaaagatgaattaagtgttgcatctaacttcatagacattgaagatgttgaagaatgtgtagcaccaccgaattcgcccatctatgaagacatgggcgaccaggaggccaccgagtcagaggccgttattgtacagccatcaggtgtaagctccggcgctgtttctgccccaatggacctctgcgactcccaggatttcagaggagcctctgagtgtgatgcgaatatggag aacgtagctgaagaaagtgagcctctagaagggtcaactccaaaggttaacgccgtaaatttttactgcttatgctgttccagacagtctggaagtgttacaagccagaacaaagagcctcgtaagaaatgtgtctgcacctacactagccgcgattttgaaaaggaagctccgggcgtaccctgggccaccatatggccagttaaaggttttgcagcggccgctgtgaacgcatgtgttaaacgggattattatgatctttgttacgggcataaaattaatgcgcCTCAACAGGATGCTCATGAAtgtttatacgatgcatacacaccaagaataattcgccacatttgtagtcggatagaccctcaccgggtatataagttgttaagggttgtgtatgggctgtcggctgtgaagaaaggtgtccacagtgatatgattaaggtcttggctgcggctgtcaatgagatccgatacgctgctgagccctgctcaaaactcgaccgcatgcatggtatgtgtccccactttgacataagtatgttagaacgggttataaaaagacgaatgtgtgacatttattataaaaacagaagaatgaagtctctagccccacgaaagctgttttag